From Streptomyces sp. Edi4, one genomic window encodes:
- a CDS encoding magnesium transporter CorA family protein, translating into MTTRTRLYRSGTLALEDFPAEDISEYIDEPGVTVWLDLSAPGPADFAMISEEFGLHELAVEDARHEHQRPKLDRYRTHAFLSAYAVRTDPDSGRVSTSELSVFVTENALITVRPDERFSIEEVVERWDNNADLAKHGVGYLLHGLLDHIVDGYFAAVQDLDDRIEAVEDLLFDEGRQQIDTVQRGSYQLRKSLSRLRRVVLPMREVVNSLLRRDLHIVAEPLLPYYQDVYDHVLRAGEWTESLRDMIGSIMETNLTVQGNRMNLIMKKVTSWASIIAVPTAITGFYGQNVPYPGFSTQTGFITSTAAIIILSVVLYAAFKRKDWI; encoded by the coding sequence ATGACGACACGCACACGGCTATACCGCAGCGGCACACTGGCGCTGGAGGACTTCCCGGCCGAGGACATATCCGAATACATCGACGAACCAGGTGTGACGGTCTGGCTCGACCTGAGCGCACCGGGCCCTGCCGACTTCGCCATGATCAGCGAAGAGTTCGGTCTCCATGAACTGGCGGTCGAAGATGCCCGTCACGAGCATCAGCGGCCCAAGCTCGACCGCTACCGCACCCATGCCTTCCTCAGCGCCTACGCGGTCCGCACGGACCCGGACAGCGGACGCGTGTCCACAAGCGAACTGTCGGTCTTCGTGACCGAGAACGCGCTCATCACCGTCCGCCCCGATGAGCGCTTCAGTATCGAGGAGGTCGTCGAGCGCTGGGACAACAACGCGGACTTGGCCAAACACGGCGTCGGCTACCTCCTGCACGGACTCCTGGACCACATCGTGGACGGGTACTTCGCGGCCGTGCAAGACCTCGACGACCGCATCGAAGCCGTTGAGGACCTGCTGTTCGACGAAGGCCGCCAACAGATCGACACCGTCCAACGCGGCTCCTATCAGCTGCGCAAAAGCCTCTCCCGGCTGCGACGCGTGGTCCTGCCCATGCGAGAGGTGGTCAACAGCCTTCTGCGCCGTGACCTGCACATCGTGGCCGAGCCGCTGCTGCCCTACTACCAGGACGTCTACGACCACGTGCTGCGGGCCGGAGAGTGGACCGAGTCGCTGCGGGACATGATCGGTTCGATCATGGAGACCAACCTGACGGTTCAGGGCAACCGCATGAACCTCATCATGAAGAAGGTCACCAGCTGGGCCTCCATCATCGCCGTGCCAACCGCGATCACCGGTTTCTACGGGCAGAACGTGCCCTACCCCGGGTTCAGCACCCAGACCGGGTTCATCACGTCGACGGCAGCCATCATCATCCTGTCCGTCGTCCTGTACGCCGCCTTCAAACGCAAAGACTGGATCTGA